From Candidatus Neomarinimicrobiota bacterium, a single genomic window includes:
- the meaB gene encoding methylmalonyl Co-A mutase-associated GTPase MeaB — translation MLLKVKEIYNGDNRAIARAISIVENDNDEADSLLAELYSHTGGAYRLGITGPPGAGKSTLVDNLTRLFREDGKSVGVVAVDPTSPFTGGALLGDRLRLQELSLNKEVFFRSVASRGSTGGISKTTNEVVDILDSSGKEVIMIETVGVGQSELDVAEASDTTLVVIVPDSGDEIQAMKAGLMEIADIFVLNKSDHYGADIAYSGLQAMLQLREENAWTPLIIKTSALKNEGIDDLMKAIHEHEDWLKSENRLSERRKHRLNERVKDIIADDLDKKFWTKDKLKFLYNKINESENGTITPYTLVEELKNLK, via the coding sequence ATGCTGCTTAAAGTAAAAGAGATATATAACGGAGATAACAGAGCAATTGCGAGGGCTATATCTATTGTTGAAAATGACAATGATGAAGCTGATTCGTTACTTGCAGAGCTGTATTCGCATACCGGAGGCGCTTATCGTTTGGGCATCACAGGTCCTCCGGGAGCGGGAAAGAGCACTCTTGTCGATAACTTAACAAGATTGTTCCGGGAAGATGGCAAAAGTGTAGGGGTGGTTGCAGTGGACCCCACAAGTCCATTTACCGGCGGTGCGCTTTTAGGCGATAGGCTGAGACTTCAGGAGTTAAGTCTAAATAAAGAAGTCTTTTTCAGAAGTGTGGCAAGCCGTGGAAGTACCGGAGGCATTTCAAAAACTACTAATGAAGTTGTTGATATTCTCGATTCATCAGGTAAAGAAGTAATTATGATTGAAACAGTGGGTGTAGGACAATCTGAACTGGATGTGGCTGAAGCTTCGGATACTACTTTAGTTGTCATAGTCCCGGATTCAGGAGATGAAATTCAGGCTATGAAAGCTGGATTGATGGAAATCGCGGATATTTTTGTTTTGAACAAGTCAGACCATTATGGGGCAGATATAGCATATTCAGGTCTTCAAGCGATGCTTCAACTTAGAGAAGAAAATGCATGGACACCGTTAATTATTAAGACAAGCGCTCTTAAGAATGAAGGAATAGATGATTTAATGAAAGCAATTCATGAGCATGAAGATTGGTTGAAATCGGAGAACAGACTTTCGGAAAGAAGAAAACATAGGCTCAATGAACGGGTAAAAGATATTATTGCAGATGATTTGGATAAGAAATTTTGGACCAAAGATAAATTAAAATTCCTTTATAATAAAATAAATGAATCAGAAAATGGAACTATTACCCCCTATACTTTAGTTGAAGAATTAAAGAATTTAAAATAA
- a CDS encoding thioredoxin domain-containing protein, with amino-acid sequence MLDEGHTPNRLINEKSPYLLQHAFNPVDWYPWGDEAFEKARKENKPIFLSIGYSTCYWCHVMEREVFEVDDIAAIMNDMFISIKVDREERPDVDRIYMQALQMMTGSGGWPMSIFMTPDLKPFWGGTYLPPESQYGRPGFIDIMTRINDLWNEDRGQLTRSADKLFEILSKRASTDKSSTQPYHIFLDAAFDIFKNSYDAQYGGFGQAPKFPRTSTFSFMFRYAERTGNESAKDMTLHTLRKISEGGIHDHLGGGFHRYSTDERWHVPHFEKMLYDQGQLIISYLEAYQLTGDDVYSSVAKEAINYVLRSMTDTNGGFYSAEDAESAPDAAHPEEKVEGAFYAWTSVDINEVLGEEDAELFSYHYNVKVDGNVLQDPHGDFENKNVLFVSHNFIETADNFGLSLKSTINRLTESRQKLFLAREERVNPHLDDKILVSWNGYMISALAKAYQIYGEETYLTAAENAANFIIDNMYDQKTKNLLRRYRDGEAGIEGNLSDYALLTAALIDLYEASFNIKWLELASELNDRTIDLFYDSKDGAFFDTPEGSQNLIVRMRDDYDGAEPTGNSIAVMNLLRLSQMLDKKELREKADKTFEYFSSTLERAPHALPQMLSAIEFSLVKPKQIIIAGEAEGDDTKKLLGRLHSMFIPNKVVLLADSRNSDNFLSDNLEIIKSMRPIGGIATAYVCENYACKLPTNDIEIFVSLLMDNSK; translated from the coding sequence ATGTTGGATGAAGGACATACACCTAACAGACTGATAAATGAAAAAAGTCCATATCTGCTTCAACATGCGTTCAATCCTGTTGATTGGTATCCTTGGGGTGACGAGGCATTTGAAAAAGCGCGAAAAGAAAACAAACCGATATTTCTGTCAATCGGATATTCTACCTGCTATTGGTGCCACGTTATGGAGAGAGAAGTTTTTGAAGTTGATGATATTGCTGCCATTATGAATGATATGTTTATTTCGATAAAAGTTGATCGTGAAGAGCGTCCTGATGTTGATAGAATATATATGCAGGCATTACAGATGATGACAGGGAGTGGAGGCTGGCCTATGTCAATATTTATGACGCCTGACCTCAAACCGTTTTGGGGCGGGACTTATTTACCGCCGGAATCGCAATATGGTCGTCCTGGTTTCATTGACATCATGACAAGAATCAATGACCTTTGGAATGAAGACAGGGGACAATTAACGCGAAGCGCAGATAAACTTTTTGAGATTTTGTCAAAAAGAGCTTCAACTGATAAATCTTCAACTCAGCCATACCACATTTTCCTTGACGCCGCATTCGATATTTTTAAGAACTCCTATGATGCTCAATACGGGGGATTCGGGCAAGCGCCAAAATTCCCACGGACATCGACATTTAGTTTTATGTTCAGATACGCTGAAAGAACAGGGAATGAATCTGCAAAAGATATGACGTTGCATACTCTTAGGAAAATATCGGAGGGTGGAATTCATGATCACCTGGGAGGAGGTTTTCATCGCTATTCTACTGATGAACGCTGGCACGTTCCGCATTTCGAAAAAATGCTATACGATCAAGGTCAGTTAATAATTTCTTATTTAGAAGCCTATCAGCTGACAGGAGACGATGTTTATTCATCTGTGGCAAAAGAGGCGATTAATTATGTTCTTAGAAGTATGACCGACACCAACGGAGGGTTTTATTCGGCGGAAGACGCTGAAAGCGCTCCTGATGCGGCTCATCCTGAAGAAAAAGTGGAAGGCGCATTTTATGCTTGGACTTCCGTTGATATAAATGAGGTTTTAGGCGAAGAGGATGCCGAATTATTTTCCTATCATTACAATGTAAAGGTGGATGGTAATGTCCTTCAAGACCCACATGGAGACTTTGAAAATAAGAACGTTTTATTCGTTTCCCATAATTTTATTGAAACTGCGGATAATTTCGGACTTTCCCTCAAAAGCACAATCAACAGGCTAACAGAATCCCGCCAAAAGCTCTTCCTCGCAAGAGAGGAGAGAGTAAACCCTCATCTGGACGATAAAATACTCGTCTCGTGGAATGGATATATGATTTCCGCTTTAGCCAAAGCATATCAGATATATGGGGAAGAAACGTATCTGACTGCTGCGGAAAATGCTGCTAATTTTATTATTGATAATATGTATGACCAAAAGACAAAAAACTTATTGAGACGTTATCGAGACGGTGAGGCGGGGATAGAGGGGAATTTGTCCGACTATGCGTTGTTGACTGCCGCCCTAATTGATTTATATGAAGCATCATTCAATATCAAGTGGTTAGAGTTAGCATCAGAACTGAATGACAGGACAATTGACCTTTTTTACGATTCAAAGGATGGAGCGTTTTTTGATACTCCTGAAGGAAGTCAAAATCTCATTGTGCGAATGAGAGATGATTATGACGGCGCGGAACCAACAGGAAATTCAATTGCGGTGATGAACCTACTTCGTCTCTCGCAGATGCTTGATAAAAAGGAACTACGCGAGAAAGCAGATAAAACCTTCGAATACTTTTCTTCAACGCTTGAGCGGGCTCCGCATGCATTGCCTCAAATGTTGTCTGCCATCGAATTCAGTTTGGTTAAACCAAAACAGATTATAATTGCCGGTGAAGCAGAAGGAGATGATACGAAAAAACTCTTAGGAAGACTTCACTCTATGTTTATCCCTAATAAAGTCGTGTTATTGGCTGATTCCAGGAACAGTGACAATTTCCTTAGCGATAATTTGGAAATCATAAAGTCTATGCGGCCAATCGGCGGCATTGCGACGGCTTATGTCTGCGAAAATTATGCCTGTAAATTACCCACCAACGATATTGAAATTTTTGTCTCATTACTGATGGATAACTCGAAATAG
- a CDS encoding glycosyltransferase family 4 protein, whose product MMIQEDKISVLNIVDNRWWSGSAHFAVYTTKALKERGYRTAIVGDLDKPAMKIASKEGLDAVGGFSPKPSNPIKYLTELKSLLEIIKKGDYKCIIPHGAQSHYWASRVKKKLGASIRIIRALSDDRKPKVNFISKKIYSKWTDGFIASSTALIKLYSEAFKLPGNKFALAIGPFDLNAFNLHFENEAEKGNDNVITFGLIARLSPVKGHTIFLKAAAMALSKNSDLKFLISGEDSQVKRTDLISLANELGISDNVIFKSIYSHPSIPITMIDVGVISSTSSEVICRIAMEYMAAGKPVISTDINVLPELVSNNVTGIIVPAGDAYSLSVAMLELADNEGLRKQYGAEGKKKANDSFTYEAFVKSIERMISGDK is encoded by the coding sequence ATGATGATACAAGAAGATAAAATATCTGTTTTGAACATCGTGGACAATCGATGGTGGAGTGGTAGCGCCCATTTTGCTGTATATACTACAAAAGCATTGAAAGAGAGAGGCTACCGCACAGCAATCGTTGGCGATTTAGATAAACCGGCGATGAAGATTGCCTCAAAAGAGGGCTTGGATGCTGTAGGAGGATTTAGTCCGAAGCCTTCGAATCCTATAAAGTATCTGACTGAACTAAAATCCTTACTTGAGATAATTAAGAAAGGCGATTATAAATGTATAATACCCCATGGAGCGCAATCACATTATTGGGCAAGCAGAGTAAAAAAGAAATTGGGTGCATCGATTCGTATCATAAGAGCTCTGAGCGATGACAGAAAACCCAAAGTGAACTTTATTAGCAAAAAGATTTACTCAAAATGGACTGACGGTTTTATAGCATCGAGCACCGCTTTAATAAAGCTATACTCAGAAGCATTTAAACTGCCCGGTAATAAATTTGCGTTGGCAATCGGTCCTTTCGATCTGAACGCATTTAATCTTCATTTTGAAAATGAAGCTGAAAAGGGAAATGATAATGTTATTACTTTTGGGTTGATTGCCAGATTATCGCCGGTGAAGGGGCATACTATTTTTTTAAAAGCCGCTGCAATGGCTCTGAGTAAAAATAGCGACCTTAAATTTCTCATTTCCGGAGAGGATTCTCAGGTTAAGAGAACGGATCTAATTTCACTCGCCAATGAGTTAGGAATTTCTGACAATGTTATATTTAAAAGTATTTATTCGCATCCGTCAATCCCCATTACAATGATAGATGTGGGAGTTATAAGCTCAACTTCATCGGAAGTGATATGCAGAATCGCAATGGAGTATATGGCGGCAGGTAAACCTGTTATTTCAACCGATATAAATGTACTACCTGAGTTAGTCAGCAATAATGTTACCGGAATTATCGTTCCCGCCGGTGATGCTTATTCACTTTCCGTTGCGATGTTAGAATTAGCGGATAATGAAGGTTTACGCAAACAATATGGAGCCGAAGGTAAGAAAAAAGCTAATGATTCATTTACGTATGAGGCATTCGTAAAAAGCATAGAGAGAATGATAAGCGGAGATAAGTAA
- a CDS encoding glycosyltransferase — translation MQVSGFSFVRNGIKLGYPIKEAIASILPICDEFVIAIGKSEDDTLEQVQSIQDSRIKIIETDWDEKHFVHGKVNAVQSNIALNECEGDWCFYVQADEVIHEKYLPIVMERMKNLLDNDDVQGLLFDYLHFWGSFDYFQKSRRWYRREVRVIRNNIGIESWKSAQSFRLNGEKLRVAHSNASVYHYGWVRPPKVMKDKQIALDSVHHDKEWVKKKHEGTATSFDYGDPRYLTRFTDSHPKIMEERIALYNWDFNSGNKAGHPHEKIFDRARTFLEDRVLHYRIGEYKNYILLSNK, via the coding sequence ATGCAAGTAAGTGGTTTTTCATTTGTTAGAAATGGAATTAAACTTGGATACCCGATAAAAGAAGCGATAGCATCCATTCTACCAATTTGTGATGAATTCGTAATCGCCATCGGTAAATCTGAGGATGATACGTTGGAACAGGTGCAATCCATTCAAGATTCCCGGATTAAAATCATAGAAACGGATTGGGATGAAAAACATTTTGTTCATGGTAAGGTCAATGCCGTGCAATCGAATATTGCGCTTAATGAATGCGAAGGCGATTGGTGCTTTTATGTTCAGGCAGATGAAGTTATTCACGAAAAGTATTTGCCCATAGTAATGGAACGGATGAAGAATCTTTTGGATAACGATGACGTTCAGGGATTATTGTTCGATTATCTTCATTTTTGGGGTTCATTCGATTATTTCCAAAAATCCCGTAGATGGTATCGCCGGGAAGTCAGAGTGATCCGCAATAATATTGGCATTGAATCATGGAAAAGCGCTCAGAGTTTTCGTTTAAACGGGGAAAAACTCCGCGTGGCACACTCAAACGCCTCTGTGTACCATTACGGATGGGTTAGACCGCCAAAAGTGATGAAAGATAAGCAAATAGCGCTTGATTCAGTCCACCACGATAAAGAATGGGTAAAAAAGAAACACGAAGGAACCGCAACATCATTTGACTATGGTGATCCCAGGTATTTAACACGCTTTACTGACTCGCATCCGAAAATTATGGAAGAACGAATTGCGCTTTATAACTGGGATTTTAACAGCGGCAATAAAGCCGGACATCCTCACGAAAAAATATTTGATAGAGCGCGGACTTTTCTTGAGGACAGGGTATTGCATTATAGGATTGGTGAATATAAGAACTATATTTTGCTTAGTAATAAGTAA
- a CDS encoding glycosyltransferase, which yields MKRIIKDHHSDEERWRKHSISRMQWVNYLNDNGWKAEWIYARHIRFKKFVSILKKVLSVKIVHIQKKLFSRPFLFMIKSLNKNIIYDFNDALYARDSFSKKLSAIGNGSPKTVRRLKYVLRSAKTVIAGNEHFAKFATKFNNNVRVVPTTVKFSDYDYQRKNDKEVITIGWIGQSNNQVYLEELQKVFIEISTNSPEVILKVISDKPYETKGINIVNIKWDINDYKSHLYQMDIGIMPLKDDEWSKGKCAIKIIQYMAAGLPVIASDVGLMLLLLQTQRMGIW from the coding sequence TTGAAACGTATAATCAAAGATCATCACTCAGATGAAGAGAGATGGCGCAAGCACTCGATATCGCGCATGCAATGGGTGAATTATTTAAATGACAACGGATGGAAAGCAGAATGGATTTATGCGAGACACATTCGATTTAAAAAATTCGTTTCTATATTGAAAAAAGTTCTTTCTGTAAAAATTGTGCATATACAAAAAAAATTATTCTCAAGACCGTTTCTATTTATGATTAAAAGTCTGAATAAAAACATTATTTACGATTTTAATGATGCGCTTTACGCCAGAGATTCGTTTTCAAAGAAATTATCTGCGATTGGCAATGGCTCTCCTAAAACCGTAAGGCGACTAAAATATGTACTTAGATCCGCGAAAACAGTGATAGCCGGTAATGAACATTTCGCAAAATTCGCAACAAAATTTAACAATAATGTCAGAGTGGTTCCAACAACAGTAAAATTTTCAGATTACGATTATCAAAGAAAAAACGATAAAGAAGTTATTACTATCGGCTGGATAGGTCAATCGAATAACCAGGTATATTTAGAGGAATTGCAAAAAGTATTCATTGAAATATCTACAAATAGCCCCGAAGTAATACTTAAAGTAATATCAGATAAACCTTATGAAACAAAGGGAATTAATATAGTCAATATAAAGTGGGATATTAATGACTATAAGAGTCATCTCTATCAGATGGATATAGGAATAATGCCGTTGAAAGATGACGAATGGAGCAAAGGGAAATGTGCTATTAAGATAATTCAATATATGGCAGCGGGATTACCTGTTATTGCTTCCGACGTGGGGCTAATGCTTCTGTTATTACAAACGCAGAGAATGGGTATTTGGTAA
- a CDS encoding glycosyltransferase family 4 protein, which produces MPSNLKLKNVMFISSIAKNKWGGVEKWMFEVGNGLSDNGYKVIYCGRPGSKFIEMSNIKSFKYYTVKFTSDFNPFVSYKLRNIATKEKIDLICVGREKDLRLLSLAYIIGQRPTVIMRKGLALIKNRWRFKIVYEHFVDLIITPSSALKNHLLGLLPWLNGDRIHVINNGVAIPDKIEKGLFRKELSISDKTFLAVIIGRLSDQKGQNFFLKALSLVKDELNNTQVVIIGDGEEENELRNEVKNLGLSEIVKFISHRWDVPNILTDADLLVHPSLYEGMPNLILEALAQGTPVLATDIPGVDEIAKEGDDVIELVPLNDVSALAKKFIELKSDLNKRESLSVRGKEHAENNFSLDKMLRRTEEAFIETYNQRSSLR; this is translated from the coding sequence ATGCCAAGCAATCTAAAATTAAAGAACGTAATGTTCATCAGCTCAATCGCTAAGAATAAATGGGGTGGGGTTGAAAAATGGATGTTCGAGGTGGGGAATGGACTATCTGATAATGGTTATAAGGTGATTTACTGCGGAAGACCCGGTAGCAAATTCATTGAAATGAGTAATATTAAATCCTTTAAATATTATACTGTCAAATTCACTTCGGATTTTAACCCTTTTGTAAGTTATAAATTGAGAAATATCGCAACTAAGGAGAAGATAGATCTGATATGCGTAGGTAGAGAAAAGGATCTTCGACTCCTGTCATTAGCATATATTATTGGACAAAGACCTACTGTCATAATGAGAAAAGGACTGGCTCTTATTAAGAATAGATGGAGGTTTAAAATTGTTTATGAGCATTTCGTTGATCTGATTATTACTCCATCCTCCGCATTGAAAAATCATTTACTCGGTCTTTTGCCCTGGCTTAATGGTGATAGAATACATGTAATAAATAATGGCGTTGCCATTCCAGACAAAATTGAAAAGGGATTGTTCCGGAAAGAATTGTCTATTTCTGATAAAACGTTCCTGGCTGTTATTATAGGAAGGTTATCAGACCAAAAGGGGCAAAACTTTTTCCTCAAAGCTTTGTCTCTCGTTAAAGATGAGTTAAATAATACACAGGTTGTGATTATTGGTGATGGTGAAGAAGAAAATGAATTACGAAATGAAGTGAAAAATTTAGGTTTATCTGAAATAGTCAAGTTTATCAGTCATCGGTGGGACGTACCTAATATCCTAACTGACGCGGATTTATTGGTTCATCCATCATTGTATGAAGGAATGCCCAATTTGATTCTTGAAGCGCTGGCACAAGGAACCCCTGTACTTGCGACCGATATTCCGGGTGTCGATGAGATTGCAAAGGAAGGAGATGATGTCATTGAACTTGTGCCGCTGAACGATGTAAGCGCTTTAGCTAAGAAGTTTATAGAACTAAAATCTGATTTAAACAAAAGAGAATCTCTTTCTGTTCGGGGGAAAGAACACGCGGAAAATAACTTTTCTCTTGATAAAATGCTAAGAAGGACAGAGGAAGCATTTATTGAAACGTATAATCAAAGATCATCACTCAGATGA